The window tgatacgatccaatatggccgccaggcggccattttattacgattttttcatgtacagagctattactcaggcacgtttcaaccgattttattcaaagttggtacaagcttattgacaaatgtcatagctgtgcacggcaatttgttttgtgatatgatctaaaatggccgccaggcggccattttattacgattttttcatgtacagagccataactcaggcatatctcaactgattttattcaaagttggtacaaggacattgacctatgtcatacatatgcacgtcaatctgttttgtgatacgatccaatatggccgccaggcggccattttattacgattttttcatgtacagagccatttctcaggcatatccgccaTGTAcaagccatttctcaggcatatccgcatgtttcgaccaattttattcaaagttggtacaagaacatcgaccaatgtcatagctatgcacatcaatttgttttgtgatgcgatccaatatggccactgtgcgaccattttgttacaatttttttcatgtcctgaaccataactcagacaggtatcaagcgaattcattcaaaagtattttttatcacagacctaatgaagaggactctatcctctctgaggacctgtaatcaaaatacccattaacaagtggggactgtgtcatcaacgatgacttgtttttaatAGATTCTTATGTATTATAATTTCTACAAACAGAACAAAGAtggttttatcatttttgtgtaaaactCAACAACAAGTGCATTGTTGATGAtctctgaaatattttaaaacaaaatgagttgacagtttttaatgtcaacagtTGTGATAACCATATCATTGGACTGAGATGGGAAACTATGGGAACTCTGATATGGCAAATCAGTAGCCTGTCCCATACAGCTGCTAATTTTACTCAAACATCTTTTCTTAGCTTCAACTTCAAATGAtacattttgcaacatttctgaCCACATCTTTGAATTATTCAAATGGTAAAAGCATTTTCTGATAGTGGCAAAATTCTGTAATTTCTAGAACAAAGCTTTACTCCATAGTCCCTCTGTTGGGTAGTGGAGGGACCTTGTGACAAGCCAAAGATGCAAATTACGGCTTGCCACAGACTGTAAAATTCAGTTTAAAGGTACATGTAGATGATAATTAGCCAAATATTCTGTTACATGGTAAACCATCTCAGTATTGTAAAGTCTGATGCCGTCGGTTTAATCGCAAGGTCAAACACTTACCAGACCACCTTGAACTTGACTTTGTTAATAGTGCAGTTTGAATTTCATTGAGGTACATTTTTAATTGTCCGGTCATTTACTAATGGTGATGGAATTCAAACTGGTTTTTCAtcctaaataaaacaaattaaattgattttttgctgCATTAATTACAAGAGATCtttcatgaataaaaaatatttacttgcaataaatatttgtcaatcATAACAAAGATGCTTGTGAATAGTTTTCCTTGTTGGCATGGTGATGGGAGATGGAAGACGACCAAACTGTTTTACATGGCACCGGCAATTGAGCCACATAGCACTCCTCTTAAGCAAATGCAAAGCGTCATTCATCCAAAATTATACCGTACTGAGTTTATTCACAGGGCAGTATTTTTCACACAACACTTCCCAGAGGACCAGCCTCTCTGTTAGCTGCTTGCAATGTGAAGTATGTGATCATGCAATCATCTAAATGTTTTTGTTAGTTGATGGCGTACAGTATGTTGTGTAAATTGTGGTTAGTTACATGAATCTCTTCATTTCAAAGCCAAAGTTTTATctgatttctttaaattttcattggtaAACTTGGATTACAACACATCTACATGCCATTGGGTAGACTTGGCTGAAGTTGGGAAACCAAAGTTATTTTAGTCAGCCTCTCGTGTACGGTAAGATCTCCCTCTTTTGTACACAAGTTTTTTAAGTGCAAATTACCGTAATAGTTCATGGTGAACCCATCAGAATTGAGCCAGTGCAGTAGGGCTGAGTTCATGGTGAACCCATCAGAATTGAGTCAGTGCAGTAGGGCTGAGTTCATGGTGAACCCATCAGAATTGAGTCAGTGCAGTAGGGCTGAGTTCATGGTGAACCCATCAGAATTGAGTCAGTGCAGTAGGGCTGAGTTCATGGTGAACCCATCAGAATTGAGTCAGTGCAGTAGGGCTGAAGGTGGATCAGCTAGTTGCTACTAAGTTTGAGTATAATCTTCTGCATCGCATTCACCCTAATCAAatgttttcacagaaaaattcacaaaaacacAAGAAATGACTCAATCAAAGACTTGCACAAGTCAAATACACTGACTGAAATACTCTCCATTTAACAAATCCAGCCAACAACCTAACTGAAATTGTATTTATATTTCCTATTTACAACTGTCATTCATGATCAAAAGACAATTGACAAGAACTTTGTGATGAAACTAGACCTTACTGTTTATTTAactgtaaaagaaaaaatacaacaaggaaccatgataaaaaataaatcattttttaAGTTTCCGTCTTTTGTGTTTCTTATGTAGATcatagtcatcatcatcatcatcactgtctttgttgttatcatcatcatcatcatcatcactgtctttgttgttatcatcatcatcctcatcatcatcatcctcatcttcTGTTGCATCTGCCTCCTCCTCATCACTGTCCTTGTCACTGTCTGCATCATCATCACCGTCATCTTTACGTGTATTATCAGTTTCTGTGCTCAATGGATTTGCACGCTGATTTTCTCTCACTTTCCATTTGTCCCTTTCACTCAAGTCTGCAGTGTGTGTCACTGAAACCGCTGCCTTGGCAGTGTTCCGTCGTGTGTCTGAAATACAGAAGCATCCACAACAGTATTTTAACATGAATCACTGTGACCAAAGAAACTGAGGGTACCGGTAATCTGTATATACACACCACTGTTATCGTGTAAAAGAATACTGCCTAATTATAAACCACTGGTTTATGGCTAAATGTAAATACAATGCAAAAAGCCCTAATTCCCGCCATATCCTATTTACGATGGtgtttgcagacaaatggctaaCCTCTCTGCTTTCAATGACCTAATAACCTTGATAGGTCAAGGGTCAACTGACCTGCATGTAAAAGTACTGATCGGCAGTTCATGGAAACAGCATCTTTAGCTTGTGATTCCTTCATACCAAACAGAAATCCCCTGGTATCTTGGGTTCAGGAAAATAGCATGGATGATTTTAGTATTATAGTTTAAATGTAAGTGCATGTACATGGAAACATGAAAAATGAACTTGAAGGCTTCAAAGTCAAGTTTATATTACTTTGTTTGCATTGAAAGTAAATTCATAGGAAACGCTAAAACCATGATATAGCTGCTGTAAAATTTTGCTACCTTCCAGAAATAAACTTGAAGAAAACATAAGCCAGTCATAACTGAAAGGATACAAATTGGCAACATCATATGGTCCCCTAAGTTCCATGGCctattagagttgaaaaaaaaattaaatcagaATTCgtagcatacatgtatatggactATTCCAACATTGaaacatacatagatatatatatctagtTGTAGTGACTCAATACTGATGAAGTTTCTCATTTCGtacagttaaaactgaaaaaaggagCACAATCTTGGAACAAGAACTACCTTAGTTTCAGCCTTTACAATTTTCAGTGTTCTAGTATCTATTTAGTATTCAGTAATTTATTCAGCTTGTTGCTCTACATAGGTAGTCCTTATCATTTCAAATCACAACAATCCTTCTGTAATACATTATCATTATTAGTATTGATGAAATCCAAGTCATCCAAATATTTGTTCCAGTGATATTTCTCCCATCACATCAACTCTTGCTATATTTATTATGCACTTACACTTTCAGCATCACTGGACAGAATGATATTTTTGCCTTTACACATGGACATCAGAGACAGAGCATTTGAGATAATATTTCTTCTGGCTGTGGAGTCTCTGACTGCAGGTGCATAGTTTATTTCAAAGTGTATTCCCCTCTcaattg of the Ptychodera flava strain L36383 chromosome 20, AS_Pfla_20210202, whole genome shotgun sequence genome contains:
- the LOC139119870 gene encoding ribonuclease P protein subunit p30-like encodes the protein MARFHDLKLSAKGTSLKKSVKTLIELGYEVVALNQTVTSLDKKTQIQKPPPPIELDDAVLSPLKVKAKNFRQLSRLTIVLKDTQTYRLSSGPVQSFDIVAIQPESEKVFQLACTQLEIDIITLNLAERLPFRVKFHPVKAAIERGIHFEINYAPAVRDSTARRNIISNALSLMSMCKGKNIILSSDAESAMELRGPYDVANLGFLFGMKESQAKDAVSMNCRSVLLHADTRRNTAKAAVSVTHTADLSERDKWKVRENQRANPLSTETDNTRKDDGDDDADSDKDSDEEEADATEDEDDDDEDDDDNNKDSDDDDDDDNNKDSDDDDDDYDLHKKHKRRKLKK